The proteins below are encoded in one region of Bremerella sp. P1:
- a CDS encoding tetratricopeptide repeat protein encodes MRTLSIMVGLALFVAASSVEAQGLGQYQYKSRSNISVGRGGYADVTSPGWNSGKYTGGYRHGDHHHHHGSYGYGYPYYGGYWGGTSLSIGFGLPPAYGTYGFYGPLYSYGYGYSSLYPYGTYYRPGDQYLEYYLPPTEPAELNYGPQAMKQFMGLPRDFAIEPQRTKQFESLVTPIPSPLRIEAAKPVAIQQPSDQAIERAEHFIQAGDNLFQQQRYQEALGRYKDAVAAAPGHAEGHLRKGLAYLATNRPDEAVAAIELAIQQNPDIAGTNVTLDALLGNNGLAKTSIIEANARRAVTDPQNPEYLFCVAVLLFFDDDKDRALQCFQAARQAGGDSDDIDAFEKYLHPTVTNPNGLDI; translated from the coding sequence GTGCGTACCCTTTCGATCATGGTTGGTCTGGCACTCTTTGTTGCCGCAAGTAGCGTTGAGGCTCAAGGGCTGGGGCAGTACCAATATAAGAGCCGTAGCAACATCTCGGTCGGCCGTGGCGGCTATGCCGATGTGACCAGCCCTGGGTGGAACTCTGGGAAATACACCGGCGGTTACCGGCACGGCGATCACCACCATCACCATGGAAGCTACGGATACGGCTATCCTTACTATGGCGGCTACTGGGGGGGAACGTCCTTGTCGATTGGATTCGGCCTACCGCCGGCGTACGGAACGTACGGTTTTTATGGGCCGTTATATTCCTACGGCTATGGTTATTCGAGTCTGTACCCGTACGGAACCTATTACCGTCCAGGTGATCAGTACCTGGAATACTATTTGCCTCCCACGGAGCCTGCCGAGCTGAACTATGGTCCTCAGGCCATGAAGCAGTTCATGGGGTTGCCCAGAGATTTTGCGATTGAGCCTCAGCGGACGAAACAATTTGAGTCGTTGGTCACACCAATTCCCAGTCCTCTAAGGATTGAAGCAGCCAAGCCTGTTGCGATCCAGCAGCCGAGCGATCAAGCGATCGAACGCGCCGAGCACTTCATTCAGGCCGGTGATAACCTCTTCCAGCAGCAGCGTTACCAGGAAGCACTAGGACGTTACAAGGATGCCGTTGCGGCTGCACCTGGTCATGCGGAAGGACACCTGCGGAAAGGGCTGGCCTATCTGGCCACCAACCGACCTGACGAAGCGGTCGCTGCGATTGAACTGGCCATTCAGCAAAACCCAGATATTGCAGGCACGAATGTGACGCTGGATGCTCTACTAGGAAATAACGGCTTGGCTAAGACATCCATCATCGAAGCCAATGCTCGCCGCGCGGTGACCGATCCGCAGAACCCGGAATATCTTTTCTGCGTAGCCGTGCTGCTCTTTTTCGATGACGATAAAGACCGTGCCTTGCAATGTTTTCAGGCGGCAAGGCAAGCTGGGGGAGATTCGGATGACATCGATGCCTTCGAGAAGTATCTTCATCCAACGGTCACAAATCCAAATGGATTAGACATTTAG
- a CDS encoding peptidase M42, which translates to MTKSDLDDFLDILKQLVRHPSVVGSEHAFFRYLQRELEETHATVTLYEGLLVASGSRPEQMHISAHVDRHGLICTGPNEFQYAAFVARNRGDLLGDSVSEQTFQTIAERFHERFVQAYVPWSGTYLGKGTIKRSYLCERRGNLVFEVEGLDHVLPGTPVAYQDRLTVNYSRVSAQLDNVLTTAMLIYLFRHGFQGTALFTAQEEAGRSWRFLLEWFRRCDIETQDLLVLDTSPFPDIATADAQQVVLRRRDANAVFNPQVVDKLESACQKYGIRYLFKDEYIAKQNEVRIEEGKAPTSLGSTELGRVVLASEGSIQGATLQVPTTGYHTPEESAALASIEAMLDVLCEVALDD; encoded by the coding sequence GTGACCAAGTCTGACCTCGACGATTTCCTCGATATCCTAAAACAGCTCGTACGTCATCCGTCGGTGGTTGGCTCCGAGCATGCTTTCTTCCGCTATCTGCAGCGTGAGCTGGAAGAAACCCACGCTACGGTCACCTTGTACGAAGGGTTGCTCGTGGCCAGTGGATCGCGGCCCGAACAGATGCACATTTCGGCGCACGTTGATCGGCATGGCTTGATCTGTACCGGGCCGAATGAGTTCCAGTACGCAGCGTTCGTCGCCCGCAACCGCGGCGACCTGCTGGGGGATTCCGTCTCGGAGCAGACGTTCCAGACCATTGCCGAGCGGTTTCACGAGCGTTTTGTACAGGCTTACGTCCCTTGGAGTGGAACCTATCTGGGCAAGGGAACGATCAAGCGGTCCTACCTCTGTGAACGTCGCGGAAACCTGGTCTTTGAAGTGGAAGGGCTCGACCATGTGCTGCCGGGCACGCCGGTCGCCTATCAAGATCGCCTGACGGTGAACTATAGCCGAGTATCTGCCCAACTCGACAACGTGTTAACCACGGCGATGCTGATCTATTTGTTCCGCCATGGATTTCAAGGTACGGCTCTCTTCACTGCCCAGGAAGAAGCTGGCCGAAGCTGGCGATTTCTGCTGGAATGGTTCCGCCGCTGTGACATCGAAACGCAGGACTTGTTGGTGCTCGATACGAGCCCCTTTCCTGATATCGCGACGGCCGACGCACAGCAAGTTGTCCTGCGAAGGCGCGACGCCAACGCGGTCTTCAACCCTCAGGTAGTCGACAAGCTCGAGTCGGCATGCCAGAAGTACGGCATCCGATACCTGTTCAAGGACGAGTACATCGCCAAACAGAATGAAGTCCGCATCGAGGAAGGAAAGGCGCCGACCTCACTAGGAAGCACCGAACTGGGACGTGTTGTCCTCGCTTCGGAAGGATCGATTCAAGGAGCCACGCTTCAGGTCCCCACGACTGGATACCACACGCCTGAGGAATCCGCTGCCCTGGCATCGATCGAAGCCATGCTCGACGTGCTCTGTGAGGTCGCATTGGACGATTAG